From a region of the Paralichthys olivaceus isolate ysfri-2021 chromosome 4, ASM2471397v2, whole genome shotgun sequence genome:
- the LOC138407513 gene encoding uncharacterized protein: protein MKNQGNGDTAFIPLSSPTGSSSVQVYYDYQKVAYTMYPGNGHATENTSHNQRDKVTSKMPDCVSKSQDQRYPVKDESVNRNSMWTMDSSSQAYSGPEDNSTDPHETLTETSTLTFVDAHTVEDLTENHSLHGMGMVYLKEFVLIDDDDDGDMSLREKTVTDLTVMDGKAADLVCGRLLSTSSGSVSECKEESAAPEAQGPEEVRTARQMRRCCFCTLL from the coding sequence ATGAAGAATCAAGGAAACGGCGACACCGCCTTCATCCCTCTGTCTTCTCCTACAGGGAGCAGCAGCGTGCAGGTCTACTATGACTACCAGAAAGTGGCTTATACAATGTATCCTGGTAATGGCCATGCCACAGAGAATACTTCCCACAATCAGAGAGACAAGGTCACCTCAAAGATGCCAGACTGCGTCTCGAAAAGCCAAGACCAAAGATACCCTGTGAAAGACGAGAGTGTGAACAGGAACTCCATGTGGACGATGGATTCGAGCAGCCAGGCCTACTCAGGGCCGGAGGACAACTCTACAGACCCACACGAGACTCTGACAGAGACTTCAACTCTGACCTTTGTAGACGCCCACACTGTGGAGGATTTAACAGAGAACCACAGTCTACACGGGATGGGAATGGTTTACCTCAAGGAGTTTGTCCTGAtagatgatgacgatgatgggGACATGTCGCTAAGAGAGAAAACAGTCACAGACTTGACCGTCATGGATGGAAAAGCTGCTGACCTGGTGTGCGGAAGGCTGTTGTCCACCTCCAGCGGCTCGGTGTCAGAGTGTAAAGAGGAATCAGCGGCTCCTGAGGCCCAAGGCCCCGAGGAAGTTAGGACTGCACGTCAGATGAGGCGCTGCTGTTTCTGCACCCTCTTATGA